A genomic window from Streptomyces mirabilis includes:
- a CDS encoding transglycosylase family protein → MHLEPTPSPLLSKRMRYVAATVVATTLAVLVPARAAVASPSSGPWAGRVSHNCARDHWPWGCLAKCESGGRWHANTGNHHYGGLQFRQATWVAFGGLAYAPRADLARREQQIKVAKLVVRAQGWGAWPVCAKRYKLRGHTRVMNPGRTF, encoded by the coding sequence ATGCACCTCGAGCCGACGCCATCGCCCCTGTTGAGCAAGCGCATGCGGTACGTGGCCGCGACCGTCGTCGCCACCACCCTGGCCGTCCTCGTTCCCGCGAGGGCGGCCGTCGCGTCCCCGTCCTCCGGCCCGTGGGCGGGGCGGGTGTCGCACAACTGTGCGCGGGACCACTGGCCCTGGGGCTGCCTCGCCAAGTGCGAGAGCGGCGGCCGCTGGCACGCGAACACCGGAAACCACCACTACGGAGGACTGCAGTTCAGGCAGGCCACCTGGGTGGCGTTCGGCGGCCTGGCGTACGCCCCGCGCGCGGATCTGGCCCGGCGGGAGCAACAGATCAAGGTCGCCAAGCTGGTGGTGCGCGCCCAGGGGTGGGGCGCCTGGCCCGTCTGTGCCAAGAGGTACAAACTCCGGGGCCACACCCGTGTGATGAACCCCGGTCGGACGTTCTAG
- a CDS encoding transglycosylase family protein has product MSACADNTRKVRTTRTTAVLTGAALLAPLGLLAATGNAAAADSAVWDRIAKCESGGNWHINTGNGYYGGLQFSAGTWRAYGGTAYASTADKASKTAQIAVATKVQNAQGWGAWPTCSARAGAYGNAPASSGGSATTKSAPKSTSQSASKSAPKSTTKSAPAQASEAPARASGHTNRAASRGDYTVRGGDTLSAIAERHGTTWRKVYAANRAVIGGDPDLIMPGQRLDL; this is encoded by the coding sequence ATGTCCGCATGTGCCGATAACACTCGTAAGGTTCGTACGACGCGTACGACGGCGGTCCTCACCGGGGCGGCTCTGCTCGCCCCGCTCGGACTGCTCGCCGCGACCGGCAACGCCGCCGCGGCCGACAGCGCAGTGTGGGACCGCATCGCCAAGTGCGAGAGCGGCGGAAACTGGCACATCAACACCGGCAACGGCTACTACGGAGGACTGCAGTTCTCCGCCGGCACCTGGCGGGCGTACGGCGGTACGGCCTACGCGTCGACCGCCGACAAGGCCTCCAAGACCGCCCAGATAGCCGTTGCCACCAAGGTCCAGAACGCACAGGGATGGGGCGCCTGGCCCACCTGTTCGGCGCGGGCCGGAGCGTACGGCAACGCACCCGCGTCGTCCGGAGGGTCGGCCACCACGAAGTCGGCCCCCAAGTCGACGTCGCAGTCGGCCTCCAAGTCGGCTCCCAAGTCGACGACCAAGTCGGCCCCCGCACAGGCGTCCGAGGCCCCGGCGCGCGCATCCGGCCACACGAACCGCGCGGCGTCCCGCGGCGACTACACCGTCCGCGGCGGCGACACCCTGAGCGCTATCGCGGAGCGGCACGGAACGACCTGGCGGAAGGTCTACGCCGCCAACCGGGCGGTCATCGGCGGTGATCCCGACCTGATCATGCCCGGCCAGCGGCTCGACCTCTGA
- the der gene encoding ribosome biogenesis GTPase Der codes for MNDHIQPDGSAGSAEHEHGALGDAEYAEFMELAAEEGFDIEDVEGAIDEAGHGPLPVLAVVGRPNVGKSTLVNRIIGRREAVVEDKPGVTRDRVTYEAEWAGRRFKLVDTGGWEQDVLGIDASVAAQAEYAIEAADAVVFVVDAKVGATDTDEAVVRLLRKAGKPVVLCANKVDGMSGESDASYLWALGLGEPHPVSALHGRGTGDMLDAVLEALPEAPAQTFGTAVGGPRRIALIGRPNVGKSSLLNKVANEDRVVVNEVAGTTRDPVDELIELGGITWKFVDTAGIRKRVHLQQGADYYASLRTAAAVEKAEVAVILIDASETISVQDQRIVTMAVEAGRAIVLAFNKWDTLDEERRYYLEREIETELLQVAWAPRVNVSARTGRHMEKLVPAIEAALDGWETRVPTGRLNAFLGELVAAHPHPVRGGKQPRILFGTQAGTKPPRFVLFASGFIEHGYRRFIERRLREEFGFEGTPIHISVRVREKRGTKKK; via the coding sequence ATGAACGACCACATCCAGCCCGACGGCTCGGCCGGCTCGGCCGAGCACGAGCACGGGGCGCTTGGCGATGCCGAGTACGCGGAGTTCATGGAGCTCGCCGCGGAAGAGGGCTTCGACATCGAGGACGTCGAGGGCGCGATCGACGAGGCGGGCCACGGCCCGCTGCCCGTCCTCGCCGTCGTCGGCCGGCCCAACGTCGGCAAGTCGACCCTGGTGAACCGGATCATCGGCCGCCGCGAGGCGGTCGTCGAGGACAAGCCCGGCGTCACCCGCGACCGCGTCACCTACGAGGCCGAGTGGGCGGGGCGCCGCTTCAAGCTCGTCGACACCGGCGGCTGGGAGCAGGACGTCCTCGGCATCGACGCGTCCGTGGCCGCGCAGGCCGAGTACGCGATCGAGGCGGCCGACGCGGTCGTCTTCGTCGTCGACGCCAAGGTCGGCGCGACCGACACCGACGAGGCGGTCGTACGCCTTCTCCGCAAGGCCGGCAAGCCCGTCGTCCTGTGCGCCAACAAGGTCGACGGCATGAGCGGCGAGTCCGACGCCTCGTACCTCTGGGCCCTCGGTCTCGGTGAGCCGCACCCCGTGTCCGCGCTGCACGGCCGCGGCACCGGCGACATGCTGGACGCCGTCCTCGAGGCCCTGCCCGAGGCTCCGGCGCAGACCTTCGGCACCGCGGTGGGCGGCCCCCGCCGCATCGCCCTCATCGGCCGCCCGAACGTCGGCAAGTCCTCCCTGCTGAACAAGGTGGCGAACGAGGACCGCGTGGTCGTCAACGAGGTCGCGGGCACCACCCGTGACCCGGTCGACGAGCTCATCGAACTCGGCGGCATCACCTGGAAGTTCGTCGACACGGCGGGCATCCGCAAGCGCGTCCACCTCCAGCAGGGCGCGGACTACTACGCCTCGCTGCGCACGGCCGCCGCCGTCGAGAAGGCCGAGGTCGCGGTCATCCTGATCGACGCGTCCGAGACCATCTCCGTACAGGACCAGCGCATCGTGACGATGGCCGTCGAGGCGGGCCGCGCGATCGTCCTCGCCTTCAACAAGTGGGACACCCTCGACGAGGAGCGCCGCTACTACCTGGAGCGGGAGATCGAGACCGAGCTCCTCCAGGTGGCGTGGGCGCCCCGGGTGAACGTCTCGGCGCGCACCGGACGGCACATGGAGAAGCTCGTCCCCGCGATCGAGGCGGCCCTGGACGGCTGGGAGACCCGTGTCCCGACCGGCCGACTGAACGCCTTCCTCGGCGAGCTCGTCGCCGCCCACCCGCACCCGGTCCGCGGCGGCAAGCAGCCCCGCATCCTCTTCGGAACGCAGGCCGGCACCAAGCCCCCGCGGTTCGTGCTCTTCGCCTCCGGCTTCATCGAGCACGGCTACCGGCGCTTCATCGAGCGCCGGCTGCGCGAGGAGTTCGGCTTCGAGGGGACGCCGATCCACATCTCCGTACGGGTGCGCGAGAAGCGCGGCACCAAGAAGAAGTGA
- a CDS encoding lysophospholipid acyltransferase family protein: MRRHPRRGEAGRQVTAPSERGAEVGRRIGVGLMYGLWKPRVLGAWKVPATGPAILAVNHSHAVDGPMVMGVAPRPTHFLIKKEAFIGPLDPFLLAIGQVKVDRATTDRTAITDALGVLSSGGVLGIFPEGTRGEGDFASLRAGLAYFAVRSGAPIVPVAVLGSSEKSSRLTKALPPLRSRVDVVFGDPFEAGDGSGRRTRKALDEATARIQKQLSAHLDHARRLTGRPENAGRPTGH; this comes from the coding sequence GTGCGTCGTCACCCTCGTCGAGGAGAAGCGGGTCGCCAAGTGACCGCACCCTCCGAGAGAGGCGCCGAGGTAGGGCGCCGTATCGGCGTCGGCCTGATGTACGGGCTGTGGAAGCCGCGCGTGCTCGGCGCCTGGAAGGTCCCCGCGACCGGCCCGGCGATCCTGGCCGTGAACCACTCGCACGCCGTCGACGGCCCGATGGTCATGGGCGTGGCGCCCCGCCCCACCCACTTCCTGATCAAGAAGGAAGCCTTCATCGGCCCGCTCGACCCCTTCCTCCTCGCCATCGGCCAGGTGAAGGTGGACCGTGCGACCACCGACCGCACCGCCATCACCGACGCCCTCGGCGTCCTGTCGTCCGGTGGCGTGCTCGGGATCTTCCCGGAGGGCACCCGCGGTGAGGGCGACTTCGCCTCGCTGCGTGCCGGACTCGCGTACTTCGCGGTCCGCTCCGGCGCGCCGATCGTCCCCGTGGCGGTGCTGGGAAGTTCCGAGAAGAGCAGCCGGTTGACAAAGGCGCTGCCCCCGCTGCGCAGCCGGGTCGACGTCGTCTTCGGCGACCCCTTCGAGGCGGGCGACGGCAGCGGACGGCGTACCCGCAAGGCGCTGGACGAGGCGACCGCCCGCATCCAGAAGCAGCTGAGCGCCCACCTGGACCACGCCAGGCGTCTGACCGGACGCCCGGAAAACGCCGGGCGCCCCACCGGGCACTAG
- the cmk gene encoding (d)CMP kinase, whose protein sequence is MENGAARPAPAVIVAIDGPSGTGKSSTSKAVAAKLGLSYLDTGAQYRAITWWMVTNGIDITDPTAIAAVAGKPEIISGTDPSAPAITVDGTDVAGPIRTQEVTSKVSAVSAVPEVRARITELQRSIAAAAEPGIVVEGRDIGTTVLPDADLKIFLTASPEARASRRSGELKGADVHSTREALLKRDAADSSRKTSPLAKADDAVEVDTSDLTLQQVIECVVTLVEEKRVAK, encoded by the coding sequence GTGGAAAACGGCGCCGCCCGGCCCGCCCCGGCAGTGATTGTCGCCATCGACGGCCCGTCCGGCACGGGCAAGTCGAGCACCTCCAAGGCCGTGGCCGCGAAGCTGGGCCTCAGCTACCTGGACACGGGCGCGCAGTACCGGGCGATCACCTGGTGGATGGTGACCAACGGCATCGACATCACGGACCCGACCGCGATCGCCGCCGTGGCGGGGAAGCCGGAGATCATCTCCGGGACCGACCCCTCCGCGCCGGCCATCACGGTCGACGGGACCGACGTCGCGGGCCCGATCCGCACCCAGGAGGTCACCTCCAAGGTCAGCGCGGTCAGCGCGGTGCCCGAGGTGCGCGCCCGGATCACCGAGCTGCAGCGTTCGATCGCGGCCGCCGCCGAGCCGGGGATAGTCGTCGAGGGACGCGACATCGGCACCACCGTGCTGCCGGACGCCGATCTGAAGATCTTCCTCACCGCTTCCCCGGAGGCGCGTGCCTCCCGGCGCAGCGGTGAGCTGAAGGGCGCGGACGTCCACAGCACCCGCGAGGCCCTGCTCAAGCGGGACGCCGCCGACTCCAGCCGTAAGACCTCCCCCCTCGCCAAGGCGGACGACGCGGTCGAGGTGGACACCTCCGACCTCACGCTCCAGCAGGTCATCGAGTGCGTCGTCACCCTCGTCGAGGAGAAGCGGGTCGCCAAGTGA
- a CDS encoding prephenate dehydrogenase — protein sequence MRTALVIGTGLIGTSAALALSQRGVVVHLTDHDPEQARTAAALGAGTEEAPGGPVDLAIVAAPPAHVAATLADAMRRGVARGYLDVASVKGGPRRELEALGLDLSAYIGSHPMSGREKSGPLAATGDLFEGRPWVLTPTRDTDTEVLNLALELVSHCRAVPVVMDADAHDRAVALVSHMPHLVSSMVAARLENAEEAAVRLCGQGIRDVTRIAASDPRMWIDILSANPGPVADLLADVSADLDETVQALRALQSSDEAKRRVGASGIENVLRRGNAGQVRVPGKHGAAPLTYETVAVLIDDQPGQLARIFADAGAAGVNIEDVRIEHATGQQAGLVQLMVDPKAAPVLSTALRERGWALRQ from the coding sequence GTGAGAACCGCGCTCGTCATCGGAACCGGGCTGATCGGTACGTCGGCGGCCCTCGCGCTCTCCCAGCGGGGCGTCGTCGTCCACCTCACCGACCACGACCCGGAGCAGGCCCGTACGGCGGCCGCGCTCGGCGCCGGCACCGAGGAGGCGCCCGGCGGCCCCGTGGACCTCGCGATCGTGGCGGCCCCGCCGGCGCACGTGGCGGCGACGCTCGCGGACGCCATGCGGCGCGGGGTCGCGCGCGGCTACCTCGACGTGGCGAGCGTCAAGGGCGGACCGCGCCGCGAGCTGGAGGCGCTCGGCCTCGACCTCTCCGCGTACATCGGTTCGCACCCCATGTCGGGCCGCGAGAAGTCGGGCCCGCTGGCCGCGACGGGTGACCTCTTCGAAGGCCGCCCCTGGGTCCTCACCCCGACCCGGGACACGGACACCGAGGTCCTGAACCTGGCCCTCGAGCTGGTGTCGCACTGCCGTGCCGTCCCGGTCGTCATGGACGCCGACGCCCACGACCGCGCGGTCGCGCTCGTCTCCCACATGCCGCATCTGGTGTCCAGCATGGTCGCCGCGCGCCTGGAGAACGCGGAGGAGGCGGCGGTACGGCTGTGCGGGCAGGGCATCCGTGACGTGACCCGGATCGCGGCCTCCGACCCCCGGATGTGGATCGACATCCTCTCCGCGAACCCGGGCCCGGTCGCCGACCTCCTCGCGGACGTCTCCGCCGACCTCGACGAGACCGTCCAGGCCCTGCGGGCCCTTCAGTCCTCCGACGAGGCCAAGCGGCGCGTGGGCGCGAGCGGCATCGAGAACGTCCTGCGCCGCGGCAACGCGGGCCAGGTCCGCGTCCCCGGCAAGCACGGTGCCGCGCCTCTGACGTACGAGACGGTGGCCGTCCTCATCGACGACCAGCCCGGCCAGCTGGCCCGCATCTTCGCCGACGCGGGGGCCGCCGGGGTCAACATCGAGGACGTACGCATCGAGCACGCGACCGGACAGCAGGCCGGCCTCGTCCAGCTGATGGTGGACCCGAAGGCGGCACCGGTGCTGAGCACGGCACTGCGGGAACGGGGCTGGGCACTGCGGCAGTAG